The following coding sequences lie in one Xylocopa sonorina isolate GNS202 chromosome 7, iyXylSono1_principal, whole genome shotgun sequence genomic window:
- the LOC143425106 gene encoding methionine aminopeptidase 1, translated as MALTFGVCETPGCKTLASLQCPTCLKIGIQGSYFCTQDCFKQSWKTHKVIHQLAKGTGGDKSSSEYNPWPSYHYTGKLRPYKRDPRREVPEHIKRPDYATHPTGLSISEQAVRGSAQIKVLDDEEIEGMRVACKLGREVLDEAARTCDVGVTTAEIDRAVHEACIERDCYPSPLNYYQFPASCCTSVNEVICHGIPDTRPLEDGDICNVDVTVYHNGFHGDLNETFLVGNVKPEVKKLVEVTYECLSKAIDIVRPGERYREIGNVIQKHAQAHGFSVVRSYCGHGIHRLFHTAPSVPHYAKNKAVGVMKPGNCFTIEPMISQGTWRDEMWPDTWTAVTADGQWSAQFEHTLLVTDTGCDILTKRLTNDGKPWFMDRS; from the exons ATGGCACTCACTTTCGGTGTGTGCGAAACACCCGGCTGTAAAACATTGGCCAGCCTTCAATGTCCGACTTGCCTAAAAATTGGGATACAGGGCTCGTATTTTTGCACCCAG GACTGTTTTAAACAGAGCTGGAAAACGCACAAAGTTATTCACCAATTAGCGA agGGAACAGGTGGAGACAAATCTTCTAGTGAATATAACCCGTGGCCTTCTTATCATTATACTGGTAAATTACGCCCTTATAAGAGGGATCCTCGTCGGGAAGTACCCGAACATATCAAACGTCCAGATTATGCTACACATCCTACGGGTCTGTCTATAAGTGAACAAGCAGTAAGAGGTTCCGCTCAAATAAAGGTTCTTGACGATGAAGAGATTGAGGGCATGCGAGTAGCTTGTAAG CTTGGCCGAGAAGTCTTGGATGAGGCTGCACGTACCTGTGATGTAGGTGTTACTACAGCTGAAATAGATAGAGCAGTTCATGAAGCTTGCATCGAAAGGGACTGTTATCCATCTCCATTGAATTATTACCAATTTCCAGCTAGTTGTTGTACTTCTGTTAATGAAGTAATTTGCCATGGTATCCCTGATACCAGGCCATTAGAAGATGGGGATATTTGCAATG TTGATGTAACTGTGTACCATAACGGTTTTCACGGTGATTTAAACGAAACGTTTCTGGTCGGTAACGTAAAACCTGAAGTGAAAAAATTAGTTGAAGTCACGTACGAGTGTTTATCGAAAGCTATAGACATTGTGCGACCCGGTGAAAGATATAGGGAAATTGGAAATGTTATTCAGAAACATGCACAAGCGCATGGATTCAGTGTAGTACGCAGTTATTGTGGCCATGGAATTCATCGTTTATTCCACACTGCACCGAGCGTGCCTCATTATGCCA AAAATAAGGCTGTTGGTGTTATGAAGCCAGGGAACTGCTTTACTATAGAGCCAATGATATCTCAAGGTACTTGGAGAGACGAGATGTGGCCTGATACTTGGACGGCAGTTACTGCGGATGGCCAATGGTCTGCGCAATTCGAACACACGCTACTAGTTACTGACACTGGTTGCGATATTCTTACGAAACGACTTACAAACGACGGCAAGCCGTGGTTTATGGATCGATCATAG
- the LOC143425244 gene encoding ATP-dependent DNA helicase Q5, protein MILEFSLSYKKMLSSVLKSVFGYNDFKTDIQKQATTAVYKGKQDVFVCMPTGSGKSLCFQLPAIMKEDKVAIVFSPLLALMKNQVDFLISKKINASSLNSNTSSKERNAIINDLTSKCPKIKLLYVTPEMGAQKHFQDMIIKLKKAKALSYFVIDEAHCLSQWGHDFRPSYRQLGIYKKLCPNIPIIALTATAPKEVKDDILQCLNMTNPAIFSVPVFRPNLYYDVWFLEVLDKPFEHLKSFIIEALGSQDKSTPKVKKNCGIIYCRKKEATEIIAHKLSTFGISTLAYHAGLKNQERNEVQNKWTTGEVPVIAATCSFGMGVDKGSVRFVVHWTIPQNIAAYYQESGRAGRDGKPAFCRVYFSNEEYGPIAFLIKEEITQKNSELVKLKWKNFEKSVSYCLEAKCRHGVFSKYFGDSLPPCKDRCDVCKSKDTVQARISQFEMCQTRPRASQSKSSNNLDGIALPKYDCDEGEYEGQTVSRDKLLAESKREAKEFIEKQFAIRRSNSKNDEIRKQNRQDAKQSHVRAAESTDIKIKGLAVQVREHFYMQLRSALFDNYQKIFPESDIYIEEHDMHKTAYDSEYKVLCNSKIANKYKFDISKLISSIRKCTSANTLHECLLDFNVNSEKNIQLKRVNDCSSKEEETNSLEQDAENSSILSKEINKNTSYPTFKSALELRKDANLLENKSNSSDKYLFDTSILQDDDKKIKPIESKNNVNKRCILFTEYIGAEKNKYSAEGGNNKTLKEDEANFKESSDFTCARKIFEQDKILMNSRNKKARKSLKEHVKKTTNVKKAFPASKSVYEQILQSAKSSSSTTVLEDNKNNESTKIVKDPVVPKDQNVKRCRNEDLLESSIDSKVNKKMRINEEELLIIDNSGNTNTNEASASEILADKSKKLENDDHKDENVFSATRNTESKEVSKEECTAHQNLHIKKPSKEKHDKKNHSKQNTSESGKLLVSADKATQFKTAEILKSYLMKYYPSERIPDRATFSKTCREMHHTVLTKKIFDKVGIYKFVTKHMAHN, encoded by the exons ATGATCCTAGAATTTAGTTTATCGTATAAGAAGATGCTGTCATCTGTTTTGAAATCTGTATTTGGTTATAATGACTTTAAGACTGACATTCAGAAGCAAGCAACCACCGCTGTTTACAAAG GTAagcaagatgtatttgtatgtatgcCAACTGGATCTGGAAAATCGCTTTGTTTTCAATTACCAGCAATAATGAAAGAAGACAAAGTCGCAATTGTTTTTTCACCATTGTTGGCCCTAATGAAG AATCAGGTAGACTTTTTAATTAGTAAAAAGATCAATGCAAGCTCACTAAATTCAAATACATCTAGCAAAGAAAGAAATGCAATAATTAATGATTTGACATCAAAGTGTCCAAAGATTAAATTACTATATGTTACTCCTGAAATGGGAGCACAAAAACATTTCCAa GACATGATAATAAAATTGAAGAAAGCGAAAGCATTGTCCTATTTTGTTATTGATGAAGCTCACTGTTTAAGTCAGTGGGGTCATGATTTTAGACCCAGTTATAGACAACtaggtatatataaaaaattatgtccAAATATTCCAATAATTGCATTAACAGCCACTGCTCCAAAAGAG gTAAAGGATGATATCCTTCAATGTTTAAATATGACAAACCCTGCAATATTTTCGGTTCCTGTATTTCGACCTAATCTTTATTATGATGTATGGTTTTTAGAAGTGTTAGATAAACCGTTTGAACATTTAAAAAGTTTTATTATAGAAGCTCTTGGTTCTCAAGACAAATCTACTCCGAAG GTAAAAAAAAATTGTGGCATTATTTATTGTAGAAAGAAGGAAGCAACTGAAATAATTGCACATAAATTATCAACTTTTGGCATATCGACTTTAGCGTATCATGCTG GTTTGAAAAATCAAGAACGTAATGAAGTTCAAAACAAATGGACAACTGGTGAAGTACCTGTCATTGCAGCAACGTGCAGTTTTGGAATGGGCGTAGATAAAGGATCTGTTAG aTTTGTAGTTCATTGGACAATTCCTCAGAATATAGCAGCATATTACCAAGAATCTGGTAGAGCTGGCAGGGATGGTAAACCGGCGTTTTGTAGAGTTTACTTTAGCAACGAAGAATATGGGCCAATAGCATTTCTTATTAAAGAAGAAATTACACAGAAAAATTCGGAACTTGTAAAATTAAAATGGAAAAATTTTGAGAAATCTGTTTCTTATTGTCTTGAAGCAAA ATGTAGACATGGGGTATTTTCGAAATATTTCGGAGACAGTCTACCGCCGTGTAAGGATAGATGTGATGTGTGCAAGAGCAAAGATACAGTTCAAGCAAGAATATCACAGTTCGAAATGTGTCAAACTAGGCCACGTGCGTCTCAATCTAAATCTAGTAACAATTTAGATGGTATTGCACTACCGAAGTACGATTGCGA TGAAGGTGAATACGAAGGACAAACAGTTTCAAGAGATAAACTCTTAGCCGAAAGTAAACGAGAAGCTAAAGAGTTTATTGAAAAACAGTTTGCTATTCGGagaagtaatagtaaaaatgatGAG ATTAGAAAACAAAATCGTCAAGATGCTAAACAATCTCATGTGCGTGCTGCTGAAAGTACAGATATAAAAATTAAGGGTTTAGCTGTTCAAGTGCGCGAGCATTTCTATATGCAGTTAAGATCGGCATTATTTGATAATTATCAAAAGATATTTCCGGAATCGGATATATATATTGAAGAGCATGATATGCATAAAACAGCATACGACAGTGAAtacaaagtgttatgtaatagTAAAATTGCAAACAAATATAAATTTGATATATCTAAATTG ATTTCCTCTATACGTAAGTGTACTAGCGCTAATACACTTCACGAATGTTTGCTTGATTTTAATGTAAATAGTGAAAAAAATATACAATTAAAACGTGTCAATGATTGTAGCAGCAAGGAAGAAGAAACTAATAGTTTAGAACAAGACGCGGAAAATAGCAGTATATTAAGTAAAGAAATAAACAAGAATACCTCGTACCCTACATTTAAGTCTGCCTTAGAACTCAGGAAGGACGCAAACTTATTAGAAAATAAATCTAATAGTAGTGACAAATATTTATTCGATACGAGTATTCTACAAGATGATGATAAAAAGATCAAGCCGATAGAATCGAAAAATAATGTCAATAAAAGATGCATTCTTTTCACTGAATATATAGGCGCTGAAAAAAATAAGTACAGTGCGGAGGGGGGTAATAATAAAACTTTAAAGGAAGATGAGGCTAATTTTAAAGAATCTAGTGACTTTACATGTGCTCGGAAAATTTTTGAGCAGGACAAAATTTTAATGAACAGTCGTAATAAGAAAGCACGGAAGTCTTTGAAGGAACATGTAAAAAAAACAACTAACGTTAAAAAAGCATTTCCTGCAAGTAAATCAGTTTATGAACAAATTTTACAATCAGCAAAATCAAGTTCTAGTACTACAGTTTTAGAAGACAATAAAAATAATGAGAGTACAAAAATAGTTAAAGACCCAGTGGTACCAAAAGACCAAAATGTAAAAAGATGTAGAAATGAAGATTTGTTAGAAAGTAGTATAGATAGTAAAGTAAATAAAAAAATGCGGATCAACGAAGAGGAGTTGCTTATAATTGATAATAGTGGAAATACTAATACTAACGAAGCTAGTGCATCTGAAATTCTtgccgataaaagtaaaaaactTGAAAATGACGATCACAAAGATGAAAATGTATTTTCAGCAACGAGAAATACGGAAAGCAAAGAAGTATCAAAAGAAGAATGCACTGCACATCAGAATTTACATATAAAAAAGCCATCAAAAGAGAAACATGATAAAAAGAATCATTCGAAACAAAATACAAGTGAAAGTGGAAAACTACTTGTATCTGCAGATAAAGCCACTCAATTTAAAACTGCAGaaattttaaaatcatatttaatgaagtattaTCCATCCGAACGTATTCCTGATCGAGCAACATTTTCAAAAACATGTAGAGAAATGCATCATACTGTGCTTACTAAAAAAATTTTTG ATAAGGTGGGCATATATAAATTTGTTACAAAACATATGGCACATAACTAA